TAAGAGCAGCTCGATAAATCTCACGATGTGCAGATAAATAAAAGGCTTCAGGAGAAAGGGTATCGGTGAGCATAGCAATAGCATCAGGATCTAATAAAATACCACCGAGAATAGATTCTTCAGCGTCAAGATTTTGAGGGGGAAGAGATTGATGATTAATTTGGGTCATATTTGGCGTAGTCTCAGTAGAGATGTTCTGTTGTGTTTTGGTGTTTTAGTGTTATTTATAATTGTAACTAGTATTATAGTATTGCCCTATTTCTATACTGTACCCTTTGATCGCATTGATTTGACTCAAGCTAATTTACCACCTAGTGGATTTCATCTATTTGGGACTAATGATTTAGGTCAAGATCAATTAGCGAGAATATTAATAGGTGGGAGAATCTCTCTAACTGTAGCTATAGCTTCAGTAACCGTGGCTATGGTTGTAGGAACATTAGTAGGAGCAATCGCAGGTTTTTATGGTGGTGTGGTGGATTTATTGTTGATGCGGGTGGTGGATTTGTTTTTATCTTTACCTCAATTACCCCTATTATTATTAACTGTGTATTTATTTCGAGATAAGTTGAGAGCGATCGCAGGTCCAAATCTGGGTATATTTATCTTAGTAGTTATAGTCATTGGAGGATTAAACTGGATGTCCGTAGCTCGATTAGTAAGAGCAGATTTTCTGAAACTGAAGGAGAGAGAATTTATCCAAGGTGCGATCGCCATGGGAGCGTCACAACCTGCAATTATTTGGCGTCATCTCCTCCCGAATGTTTTAGGAGTGATTCTGGTTGCTTCTACCCTAGGGATGGGTAATGGAATTATCATTGAATCTACCTTAAGTTTTTTAGGGTTAGGATTTCCTCCTGATTTACCAACTTGGGGACGTATGCTTTTTGAAGCACAAAACTATTTAACTAGTTATCCCCATTTGGCTATTTTCCCTGGTTTAGCTATATTTCTAACGGTGTTAAGTATTAATGCGATTGGTAATGGTTTACGTGATTTATTCGATCCGAAAAAATGAATTTACCCATAACTAGAGTACCTTTTGTCGATTTATTGAGTCAACATCAACCCTTAAGTCAAGAAATTACCGCAGCTATTGATCAGGTAATTAGTCGTGGTGATTTCGTCTTAGGATCTGCTTTAGAGGAGTTTGAGACTGCTTTTGCTCACAGTTGTGGTGTAAATTATGCTGTAGGAGTAGCATCGGGAACAGATGCGATCGCTCTTGGTTTAAAAGCTAGTGGTATTGGTAAGGGAGATGAGGTAATTGTACCTGCTAATACTTTTATTGCTACGATTATCGGTATCTTAGAAACAGGAGCAACCCCTATTTTAGTGGATTGTGATGCTCAAACAGCTTTAATTGACTTGAAAGTGGCTGACAAGGTTGTTACTAATCAAACTAAAGCGATTGTAGCAGTACACCTCTATGGTCAAATGGTATCACCATCAGAATTATTAGATTTTGCTCAAAGTCATAATTTACTAATTTTTGAAGATGCAGCTCAAGCTCATTTAGCCCAAAGAGAAGGTTATCTAGCAGGTACAATCGGCATAGCTGGTGCTTTTAGTTTTTATCCTAGCAAAAATCTGGGAGCTTTTGGTAATGGAGGAATGTTGGTAACTAATTCAGAAGCGATCGCTACTGGTGTCAAAACTTTACGCAATTATGGAGCAAAAGAAAAGTACTATCACAGTGAGATAGGTAAAAATAGTCGTCTCGATACTATCCAAGCTGCTATTCTCGGTGTTAAGTTACCCTATTTATCTGCTTGGAATCAATCTCGTTATCAACTAGCTCAACTCTATAATCAATATTTACAATCTTTACCTTTGCTTCAACCTTTGCAAAATCACTGTAATAATGGTCATGTCTATCATCTTTACGTGATTACTTGCGCGTCGAAACGAAATGAGTTACAACATTATCTAACTAGTCAAGGAATTCAAACAGGGATACATTACCCTATACCTTGTCATTTACAACCAGGTTATCAACATTTAGGTTATGGTTATGGGGATTTTCCTGTTACAGAAGCTTTAGCAGAGAAAATCCTCTCTTTACCAATGTACCCTAATTTAACTGATAGTCAAGTTCAACTAGTTGGCGATCGTTTAGCTGATTTTATTAATAAACATGGAAGTTAAATCTAAATCCTTAGTACTCAATACTAGTCTAATTAACTATCTAATTCTAGGCTTAATCGCTGTTTTATACGTACCTATATTATTCCATTGGGTTGATGGTTGGTTAAATAAAACTATTGGAATTGAACACGAATA
Above is a genomic segment from Gloeocapsa sp. DLM2.Bin57 containing:
- a CDS encoding ABC transporter permease; its protein translation is MINLGHIWRSLSRDVLLCFGVLVLFIIVTSIIVLPYFYTVPFDRIDLTQANLPPSGFHLFGTNDLGQDQLARILIGGRISLTVAIASVTVAMVVGTLVGAIAGFYGGVVDLLLMRVVDLFLSLPQLPLLLLTVYLFRDKLRAIAGPNLGIFILVVIVIGGLNWMSVARLVRADFLKLKEREFIQGAIAMGASQPAIIWRHLLPNVLGVILVASTLGMGNGIIIESTLSFLGLGFPPDLPTWGRMLFEAQNYLTSYPHLAIFPGLAIFLTVLSINAIGNGLRDLFDPKK
- a CDS encoding DegT/DnrJ/EryC1/StrS aminotransferase family protein — translated: MNLPITRVPFVDLLSQHQPLSQEITAAIDQVISRGDFVLGSALEEFETAFAHSCGVNYAVGVASGTDAIALGLKASGIGKGDEVIVPANTFIATIIGILETGATPILVDCDAQTALIDLKVADKVVTNQTKAIVAVHLYGQMVSPSELLDFAQSHNLLIFEDAAQAHLAQREGYLAGTIGIAGAFSFYPSKNLGAFGNGGMLVTNSEAIATGVKTLRNYGAKEKYYHSEIGKNSRLDTIQAAILGVKLPYLSAWNQSRYQLAQLYNQYLQSLPLLQPLQNHCNNGHVYHLYVITCASKRNELQHYLTSQGIQTGIHYPIPCHLQPGYQHLGYGYGDFPVTEALAEKILSLPMYPNLTDSQVQLVGDRLADFINKHGS